GCATCAGGGCTGCACGATAAAAGCTTATAGGTTTATATGCTCATATACTTCACCCCAAAATTCCATCCATCTTTGGAAAATGTAAATAACTTTGACAATATTCAAAACgagttttgctttttgtttgctaATGTTTGTGCGCGTCATCCAGGTGGCAGTGGATGAGGTGTGCGGCTGCCCTCTCGTCAAAGACGTCTTTGAACCCACCGGCGAGTTCTGTCGGGTCTCCAAGAGAAAGTGCAACAAACACTACTGCTGGGAGAAGCTCCGGCGTGCCGAGGTGGACCTGGAGAGAGTCCGAGTGGTATGTAAAGCTCCTGTGTATTTTTAGGGGCCAGACGGGGAGTTTGAAACAGCTCACAGAGCTGTCGGTGTTCCCAGCACATGCACAGGTTCCACACCGAAACATACATCTGTTGGTGCTCATGAAACGGGAATTATGAAATGATGAAGTATaaatgtataaaagtgatcatgcATATTGATCATAAGGAACATGAGTCATATACCTGCCatttagcaaaaaagggaaaacgaGCGGTGTAAAACAAACATGAGGGAAATTAATAGGCTTCCATTCAAGCAGTTTTCCCTCTTTTATGCAGTATTATTGTGATTGCAAATCAGATGTTCTGAACTAGTACAGTGTATGGACAGATTGTGAGTACCTTTAGCGCCTCTGCTTACGCCATTTATTTGTCGCCAGTGGTACAAACTGGACGAGCTGTTTGAGCAGGAGAGGAACCTGCGGGCCGCCATGACCAACCGTGCGGGTTTGCTGGCTCTCATGCTCCACCAAACTATCCAACATGACCCGGTAACCACCGACCTGCGCTCTGCCAAAGACCGCTAGAGACGCAGCTTTTGTCATCACCGGCACACTACAAAGAACTCAGAACATTGTTCATTTTAAAGTACATCAAATACAATTTTGAAGTTTTTAATGCTTACGTTTTACCATAATGTTGTTTTATATTGGTGTGATAATGCattacttttctatttttgtattttcattcTTTCATTTGTTTCTATGCTGTTCTGCATGTGGTTTGTTAAGGCTGCAAAAGAGGTGGAAAATATGTGGTACATTTCAATGGGAAATTAAGCAAGCCAAGATTTGATTTGGTCATAAACAGACATAGTTgtgaatacatttaaaaaccAAGACATTGCAAAAGATTTATTTGGAAGGGGAATGTTACCAGCTTAACTTCTCAACTACACCTTCAAATCTGTAAATCGAGCTATGCGTATTAATTATTTGCTCGCCCTTGTAATTTATTGCGGCATACATCCGTCCGCTAGGTGGCGAAATACCACTAGATACCCGTTACGCATGTCCAAACATAACGAAAAAGAAGGCTTAGCAAGCTAACAGGTTACCGAGGCAACGAGAGCCCTTCGGACTTGAAGGTTGTTTGTGATGATATTTTGCTTCCACCTCTGCAGAAGGAATTGCTAGTAGGCTTGGAAACCGTGGTCCCTCTGAGGCGCCATAATGTGAGTTCTTCGAAAGGCACACGCTTCGAACTTAGGTTATTGCTAGTTAACCATTTGGTGGCAGAACGTTCTATCCACTGTAACTTAAGTGTAAACGTATTTTTATACAACTCATGTACTTGTCATTCGAATTCACTATTAAATGAAATAATTGCTCTGTCTTAGAGCAGTGCACcattagatttttatttttttaatttattagttGAAGTCACAAACTTACATATGTCCAAATGGAATATGGTCAACAGGTCCAAGAAGCTAGATGCTCTTCAGCTATAAATTAAGAGCCTTTGTGTATTCTCATGCAGTCATTCAACAAAACAGTAGGTACGTGATGGAGCAGTACAGCATTCTGGGTCGCATTGGGGAAGGCGCTCATGGCATCGTGTTCAAGGCCAAACACGTGGAGGTGACTACAAAAGACTTAAGTGTTACTTTATAGATTTGTTGGAATGATAATGAAACAAAGAAACTTGTCAGACTGGAGAGACGGTGGCTTTGAAGAAGGTGGCTCTCAGGCGGCTGGAGGATGCCATTCCCAACCAGGCCCTGCGGGAGATCAAGGCTCTTCAAGAGATTGAGGATAACCAGCATGTGAGTCAAATTCACTCCGAGGTTTTCCTGGCTCAAGTTTAGCCAGAGATGGGACCACTGCCCATCACCCCCAATCCTTTAGCAGGTCACACAACCCCAAAACACGAGAACTCTCTTTCGTGTTACTTCAAGATGTTGAAATACCAAATTTGAGGTATGGCAAAATTGTAATTGTGGGATTGTAATTCAACGtagataccacaagatggcagcaaagtacAATAAACAATGTTAAAGTATCAACGTCATGCATTGATCATGAGCGCAATACAAATCCGTTACAGTAAGTGACGATTCAGTAGGTAATTTATTCAAGAGGAGCAAACTACCTTCACATGAGGCTCATCAATATTAGAATTGAGGACATCCTAGTGAAATGCTGGTTAGATAACAGTTTTCTTTTAGAGCCAAAGGTGGCCCAAAATGAGGCTGAGAGAGTAATTTTTTTCATGCTCCAACTCCTCAGGTGGTGAGGCTGAAGGATGTCTTCCCGCATGGCACCGGTTTTGTCCTAGTCTTTGACTTCATGCTGTCCGACCTCTCTGAGGTCATCCGCAACGCACGGCAACCTCTTACCCCGGCGCAGGTCAAAGGTTACATGTTGATGCTGTTGAAGGGTGTGGCCTTCCTGCATAACAACAACATCATGCACCGGGTGAGCACCATCTATGGTCAAGTTGGACTGATGTGTTTCCCCAAAGTCCAATCAGTGACTTTAATCAATGGTTTCTCTCTTGATTAGTTAGTTGTTAAAAATCTAataaaatgaatggataaaaatggATGAATCGCTCATCACTATCGATGACCTGCTGCAGCCGCCAGCCTGCACAATAAGGCACTTCCTGTCTGTCGCCAGGATCTGAAGCCTGCCAACCTCCTCATCAGCTCGTCAGGACACCTGAAGATCGCTGATTTTGGTCTGGCCCGCCTCCTCAGTCAGCAAGAGGATCGCCTCTACAGCCACCAAGTAGCCACAAGGTAGCACCCTCTCTGAGCTtcagtccttttttttctctcaatacaTTATCATACATACATTGTGTGTCCAGATGGTATCGTGCTCCCGAGTTGCTGTATGGGGCCAGAAAGTATGATGAGGGCGTCGACCTATGGTAAGGAAACATGCTTAGTGATGTATAAGGATGACTACACATCACTTTTGAAGATAAAATGTATGAAATCGCAGGTCTTTAAATGAGATGAGGCCTCATTCAAATGGGAATAAAAATCTGATGCCTAACCATACAAATTACTCTCAAGCTCCGATTAGGTGAATTAACTCAGGTCGTATGTTTTATTGACGCCGCCAACTCACCAGTGATTGTGCTTGTGTGCCTTGCAGGGCAGTGGGTTGTATTTTCGGGGAGTTGCTGAACTCGTctcctctgtttccgggggagAATGACATCGAGCAGCTGTGTTGTGTCCTCAGGGTGCTCGGGACACCCACCCAAGAAACCTGGCCTGTAagactcacacacgcacacgcataagGAGTGAGAGGCATCAAGCGTCCAAACATTGCTCCATTTTATTGCAGGAGATGGCAGAGTTGCCAGATTACAATAAAATCACCTTCAAGGAGAACCCCGCCGTCCCATTGGAGGAGATCGTCCCTGACTCCTCCCCCCATGCAATCAGTCTGCTTTACAACTTCCTGGTTTATCCATCCAAGCGGCGATGCCCCGCCCAGCAGGTATGAGACGAGCAATTGAACGTGTGTGCCTGTCATCTGACAGACAGTCGATGAATTAACTCCAGATCGCTCACCCTGCAGGCACTCCTCCATCCGTACTTCTTTTGCTCACCTCTTCCCGCCCACCATTCGGAACTGCCCATCCCTCAGAGGGGTGGCGGGAACCACCTCCACCCGCGATTGCAGGCGGCACCTGCTGACTTCTCCGTGAACCTCCCCTTGAAAAATAGCTTGGTCCAGCCCGCTCTGCTGCGAGGACACGCTACCTGCCTGTGATCGGTCCAACAACTTGGATGACAGAACCTCAGGTAATGTGAAAATGTGGTTATAACCTGGAGATAACAGTGTTAgctttttttgcaaaaaaaaaataaaatatccaaactgtttcataataataatgtttaatAATTTGTTGGAACAGTCCATAAATCAGGCCATAAAAGTCAGTCAGGCAAAAGTGGACCTGACGGACCCCCCAGACCGACGGGGGGGATCATTTCTGATAGGTTTGCCAGCAGCCTCGACGCCCACTTGCTAGGTGAAGGCTGAAGTAATCGAGGCACTTTAGTTAGCACGCACAGCTGCAAGACATTGCCGCATGCTTGTTGCTATAGaacagtgattcccaaccaatGTGCGAGTGATCCAACTTTGTTTAATTTGTCTGAAAATGATTATTTATGAACTCGAAATGTGTCTTTTCTCAGCTATGTATGCCAGCAATGAATTTTGACTGGCAGAGCAAATTAGATGCTCTCCCACTAGATGACATGAGGTACACACAtgaggagattttttttaatatgtttaaAAACTGAATCTTGATTCAGTGTGCCTTGACTCAgtcaaaagtcccaatgatcgtcacacacacacctgggtgtggtgaaatttgtcctctgcatttaacccatccccgtgtgattttaatccatcccctgggggagaggggagcagtgagcagcagcggtgccgcgctcgggaatcagttggtgatctaaccccccaattccaacccttaatgctgagtgccaagcagggaggcaatgggtcccatttttatagtctttggtatgacccggccggggtttgaacccacaaccttccagtctcagggcggacactctaccactagaccACTGAGCCGGTCAAGGTTGGGGAAGCACTGCTATGGAAACAAACTGCTCATTGGGCGCTGTGTTGCCATTGCCAAAGCGATAATAAGACTGACAGCCAGCataattgtgtgcgtgtgtgtgtgtttgtgtatgtgcatgcgtgcgtggcTCATCATTAGAAACAGTTTTTCATTACAAAGCAAGCAATCAGTCTCCATTACTCTATAATAATTGCCATAAGAATACACTAAGGtccttacacacacacgcacactcaaacACTCTCAAATAAATCCATACACACAATCCTTAAGCACAAGCACTTACACAGTtaacaagcccccccccccccccccccacacacacacacagaatataATCACACACATACCCATAATCAGATTGCAATTACACGATCCACATTCAcacattgtgtgtgcgtgtgtatatggCTTATCAGAAGAAAACGTTTTAAAGGTTTTTCAATACAAGCAAGTCTATATTACTAAATAATCATTTATAATTCACTAAGGTCTTTTCtggttataaaaataaaaatgattgacATGCTTCAACGTTAGGACGTGTCAGTTTCAAAGTTCTGTTATTTGCATACTTGTTTGTGCACCTCGCCCTCCAACCATAAACCTTGTTGTCCGATCTCATGCAGAAAGATGTCggagtttggaaaaaaaaaaaaagcccttaaAAGTTTTCCCAAAATCCTGTCAGTTATTGTCAACTCAGAGTGTGAGTCCACCCAATAGGCCCCGCCTACTGAGGCGACTGCCAATGAGAACCTTAGTCAGTTTCTGCGGGCTGGGCTCCAGCCAAGGCAAGTTCTGATCGTGTTCCTGCCTCGGTCCGGCTCGTATCCAATCGGAAGATAAGCTGGCGCCCGATTGGCTGGCGCCCGATGGGCTGGCGCCCAACCTGCTGTCATCAGATTGGCTGTCGGAAGGGCACTCGTCACGCGGCATCAGGAACGAGAATGGTGCTTGCTGAGGAGCTGGCCAGCTCTCAGAATGCTttgcgtcctcctcctcctccttctttgtGGTCTCCTCTCTTGTGGTCCTGCTTTGCTctctcctccttttcctctCCTCCTCTCGCACCTTCCTTCGTCTCCTCGCTTCCTCCTCCACAAGGTCCAAGTCCAGATCTGAAGGTCCTCCCTCACCGCCACTTCCTCCTCGTCTTGGTCTTGGTTTGGCTCCGCCTGCTAGCTTTTTCCTTTGTGggctgttggaggtggtcgtcaTGGCAACCGTCCTAGCCTCTTGCTCCTCCATGTGCGAGGAGGGCGAGGAGGATTCATCATCAGGGCCTGAAAAATGACATACAAGGGCAACATCAGCTGAGCCGCCTCAAAGGTTACCAAGATGCTCATGTTTGGACTCAAAAACAACAGTGGAGATGTCAAGAGCGATAAAGATGAAGAATGAGCCAGGTGAAGGAGGAAAAGCAGAACGTTACCGACCGCGAGTTTTCCGTGCGTCCGATGACGTAGAAGCAAGGCTCGCCCTGTTTGGAGTTGGTCATGCACAAAGACAGGCTGGACAGctccactgaggaggaagaaagaaagatagaaagaaagaaagcaaggaGGGCAGGAAGAAGGTGGAGAAAGTGGGAAGTCATGGTCAGTGAGTGGAGTACTCTGAGAAGCTACACTGTTGAACACTCTGTCTGGGCTAGGACACCTAGGAACTATTTGAATTTGTAAAACTGCTCCCTTAAAAATTGCcatgtgtgttaaaagtggaaaagaagaagaaagcagtGTCAGGGAAGTAAGACGGAGGACATCACAGAGGTGGCCATCATCACCGTAATCGGGGACGTAGCCATTTCCTTTCTTCAGGACCAAATGGATTCGATGGCCTCCTCTCCGGATCTGCTCCACGGCCTGACTGTGCGTCATTCCCGCCGTGCTGTCGCCGTTGATCTCTACCAGCTGGTCGGAAACCTGAGGGCAAACCACAAGTGAGTGGCTGGTTCTTATAAGGAATATCAGATCTTCTAGAAGGTCCATGGAGATGGTCGCAGCTGTGAAGGTGACGTGAGGTTATGAGAACGGGACAGTTGGGTTTATTATTTCAACAAGTTAAAGCAAGCAAACTACAAAGAGTGCATTCAACTGTGCGGAAAGTCACCGAGTTCGAGGAAGTCCACCAGGAAATGTGAAAAGAATTGATTTCGGCCACATCACTCAAGATCTGAAAGTCTAGGTAAAATGTCCCCACCCTCATTCCATTCAAAGAGGTTCAGGAAATGCGTATGGTGTACTACAAGTGCGGAAGGGGTCTCAAACCCCTTTACTCAAAGCCTGGATGGAGCTAGAAGAGGAGTAGTTGGACCATTTTTAGCCAGAGACACTGCCAATCCCCTCACAGATGTGGACCGGGCGCTGTTTGACTTTTGTTGATAAGATTATTACAACTCCTTGTTCAGCACTAGACAGCCATATCGAGTCCTTGAAAATAACCAGCAACTCCTGGCAAGACCAGGCGCCATGACACACGCCCAGGATTTTATCCAGCcaagtctcacatatttcttacATTAACCATGCTGTGTTAGCATGCAGCTAAATTGTTGACTGTGCTGAAGTGAGATGGAGCAGCTGGCGCATCTACTTGGGCATGAGTCCATCAGGGATTCTACCTGCTCTCCCACAAGAACAAAACCACGCAATTGCTAAGGTCAGCAAAGCTTCTAGCTGAGTTTGAAGCCCAGAATTTGGGTCAAATTGAAATACATCCAGATGATGGGTTGTTTTATTAGATTTTTAGGAATCTCATTtatgaatttgttttattttgaattgtgtAGGCAACATTGGTGACTAATGTAAAACCATGTGGATGGTGCCATGAACAAGAAGGGCAATAAATGCTTGAAGACAATGGACGAAGGACTCAACCAACAACCAGAATGTGTGGGTTTACCTGTATCTTGTTGCTGCATTGGGCTGGTCCACCATCCATCAGTCCCAGCACGTAGAGTCCCATGTTGTACTCACTGCCCCCCCTCAGAGAGAAACCAAAACCCGTCGGACCTCGTTCCAGGTCCACTCTGTAGAACCTTGACTCGCtctaaaacacacacgcattgcATCCAATTTTACTCACAGCTGGTGTATTTCATTCCAACGGTTTGTAGATGAACTGCTATGTTAGCGTTTGGTGCACTTCTGAATGAATCCTACCTTTGCCCTCCCTCTGCATCCTTTGGTGAAATGCTTGTCGATTTCCACATCAGCAGCTCCTTCTGATTCTACAGTGGACAAATAACATTTGGATTCACCTTTTGCAATCCAATGTGAATTGAGAATTTTGGTGTATGTCGTACGTGCTCGTGGTGTCACACTCAGCTTCAGCGTGTTCCCCGCCCTCCTCAGGATCTGGGCCAAGTCTCGGTGGTGCAGGGACGCTACCGCTCGTCCTTCCACGGCCTCCAGCTGGTCTCCAGGTTGGATGAGGCCACTGCGGGCTGCTGGGCTGCCGCGGCGCACCGTTACGAAGCGATGGGACATCAGCGATTGGGACGGAGCTAGGCGGGTGAAGGATGGGTGTCAACAAATGGCGGGTGAGGGGGGAGCAGAGAGGATCGTATTTATCTTCTGTATGTCAAGTTGTCTTTAATTTGTCAAACTGTCCTCTTGGTTTTTGTCTATGCCATCATTTTGTGTCCCGAATACCAAATTTTGTATCAACATGTCGCAATGTAATTTTTGTATAAATatcattattttgtgtcaaAATATCTTCATTATGTGTCTGAATATCCTTGTTTTTTTGTCTAATTATCCTCAATTTGTGTCTAAATGTCCTTAGCGCTTAGCAGCTGAATGTATAATTAAAAAAGCGCCAATTAGGAGCATGAATTATTCACACAAGCCTCAAATGTGTCACGAAGGCACAAGAATAATTTAGAACTTTTCAAATTGACTCTTGTCCTCATCAtcacccaacacacacactaaagCAAATTGAACATTGCAATCtgttgcatttttaaaatgtttttatgtttCAAATGATCTCGTAAAGTGTTTGGGAACACAGAGAGATGAAAAGCAAAGTGTTTGACGTCATAGCATATTCCAGACATGAATGCTGgcaagcgcaaaaaaaaaaaaaaaaaaggcaagaggATCTGACACGATCTGGACTGACAGCACCATGCCACACAGAACAACTCACTAAAgctaaaaatagaacaaaaacaTAACATTCTGCACCAATTGTTCAAAGCCAAGGCAGCAAATGTCCTTGCGCTTAGTTAGACAGTTTCCATTAGTTTCCAGTCCAGTGATAAACTAAGATAATTAATTTCACTTCTGTGGTTGTCTATGCTAGAAATCTTATTTCCTTTGCAAGTTGTCATGCTAAGCTAGGCTAGCATTTTCCCTTTACATTCAGTGGTTTAACGCTTATCAGTTATCTTGATGTTTGGTCCTGATAAAAGATGTAAAAAGTTATTAAAAATTAACTCTTCCTCGTCAGTATTTTGGAACGTTTGAACCTCTTGGCACTTATGACCCAGTTGAATAATttgcacgcagacacacacacacatgcaaagtgACAC
This region of Syngnathus typhle isolate RoL2023-S1 ecotype Sweden linkage group LG2, RoL_Styp_1.0, whole genome shotgun sequence genomic DNA includes:
- the cdk20 gene encoding cyclin-dependent kinase 20, encoding MEQYSILGRIGEGAHGIVFKAKHVETGETVALKKVALRRLEDAIPNQALREIKALQEIEDNQHVVRLKDVFPHGTGFVLVFDFMLSDLSEVIRNARQPLTPAQVKGYMLMLLKGVAFLHNNNIMHRDLKPANLLISSSGHLKIADFGLARLLSQQEDRLYSHQVATRWYRAPELLYGARKYDEGVDLWAVGCIFGELLNSSPLFPGENDIEQLCCVLRVLGTPTQETWPEMAELPDYNKITFKENPAVPLEEIVPDSSPHAISLLYNFLVYPSKRRCPAQQALLHPYFFCSPLPAHHSELPIPQRGGGNHLHPRLQAAPADFSVNLPLKNSLVQPALLRGHATCL